The DNA sequence gctgaaaaacaagaaaatcaaatcAAGATTGCAAAGTTGATTTCTTTGTTGGACGAGGTTGGTACTTGGTACAGTCTTAATGAATTCTCTGCCTCTTTTAAGTAATGAAGTTGATATAACATTGATTTTCAGGTAGAAGGGAGGTATGAGAAATACTACCATCAAATGGAACAAGTGGTGGCATCGTTTGAGATGATAGCAGGTGAAGGAGCAGCAAAATGTTACACTGCATTGGCACTACAAGCCATGGCTAGGCACTTCTGCAACCTCAGAGATGCAATAATGTCACAGATAAATTTGGAGAAAAAGAAACTGTTGCAAGATTTGCCTAAACAACTCAACAATGGGTTATCTCAACTAAGCCTATTTGATAGAGACACAAGTAGACAAAGCAGAATGTCTTCTCTCCAACAACTTGGGATGATCCAAAGTCAACGCAGCCAACAAGTTTGGAGACCCATCAGAGGCTTACCTGAAACCTCTGTTGCAATTCTACGTTCTTGGCTCTTTGAGCACTTTCTCCACCCGTAAGCAAATTAAAGCAAGCTAAAGCTTCCTCTTTGTTCCTTgctcatatcatatcatatatgaataatgttattttttatgtgtatcttttttctttctttctttgcagTTATCCTAATGATTCTGAGAAATTAATGTTAGCGTCCCAGACAGGTTTAACTAAAAACCAAGTAACTACTCCGAATCAGAAACCTTTTTGTTTGTTGGTTGTGTTGTGATGGATGGTCATGTCTATGTATTTAAGATATTTATTGTTGGTTTCAGGTGTCGAATTGGTTCATAAATGCAAGGGTACGGCTATGGAAACCAATGATAGAAGAAATGTACGAACAAGAGTTTGGAGACTCTTCAGAAGACTCCAACCCACAACCTGATTTCACCACCGATGATGCTACTCACTGCCACCACCACGATtcaaattaaaaacgaaaaagcaGAGAACAATTACTCTTATTATTACTATGTAACATCACACAATGAGTCAATGAGATTGAGAGCCAttgtaaacaattttttttttgtttttttactgcTCCTCACCACCTGATCCTTCAAGCAACTTTATAGTTTATAGTAGTCTTTTTGTTTAATCAAGAAGTAACAAGTAAGTTTGTATCGAAAGATTAACAACCTGGTGTAAAGTGTgataatatctaaaatttattagataactaaaaatattattgcaATGTCATGGAGCAATTGTATAGCATCTCTTTTTTGTTTGGATGGAGTAAGAGAGTAGCTTATTGTATATCATGTTCCTACCGATTATTATGTAAATGCTTACTACTACCACTTATACAGTTATACCATTTATTACCACCCATGCATCATACAAATTTGGTATCACTATCACACGACTCGATTGATATATGACAATACATTCAAGTAATATATGATATTGTTAAATATtctgatagaaaaataatttattattaaaaatatatcacctatttttaaaagatacaaatactttgtatttataaaaacacaaaatattgaTTTTGAACTTATTTCTGTTGTAGAATCTGGGCTCACAAATTGGGCCCATTGAGTtttacacaataaaaaaaaaaagagatgtcCGGGGTCCTTCTCCCAAATCCGAACGACAGCAGGGAAGGTAGTATCtgtgacaaaataaataaaaatggaagcaataccaaaaaaaataaaaaataaaaaaaataaaaataaaaacggaAGCTAGTAGATGGTAGATTTATTAGTATTTGTGGTAGAATTTAagaattgtggattaattagtatgtTTGATCTGGGAAACGAAGGCAGTTTATGACCAAGTTAGCAATGAGACCTTGAAACCCAAAGATCCAGCAGCAGCAGGAACCCTAGAAACAAGAATCACAATGACAATGTGGAATTAGTAGGTAAGAGATTCATAAATTTGGGAAGTAAGAAAGTAAGAAGCGAAGCAATGGCGAAGCATACCCAGGCATGGATGGGAATGCCGAAGAAGAGATGGCCGCTGATGTTAGTGGCATTCTTGTCTCTCTCCACGGCCATGGTTCTCTTCATCAGACCCAACAGCTCCGTTCCCTGCACCCCCACTACCGCCGCCGACAACAACCACTTCGTAGACCAAGACAATCAGATTCGCTCCTCTCTCCAACTCGGAAACGCTCCCTCTCCCCTTGATTTCATGAAGTCCAAGCTCGTTCTCATGGTTTCCCACGAGCTCTCTCTTTCAGGTACGTTCTTCGTCTCTTTCATTTTTCCCCTTTCGCCAATTGAATTCAGGGAGGAAAAGAATGttattttttgtgtgtgtgttgtTGTTCAGGTGGTCCTTTGTTACTGATGGAGTTGGCTTTTCTGCTGAGGGGAGTTGGTGCTGATGTTGTTTGGATCACAAATCAGAAGCCTCCAGAACCTGACCAAGTCATTTACAGTTTGGAGAGCAAGATGTTGGACAGAGGAGTTCAGGTCTGCTTTGTTAACTACTCTCTGAATCTAAACTCGCTTTTGATTTCAAAATGAGTGACTTTGGATTTGTATTCATGAGCTTCACTGTGTTGTTGATAGGTTCTGCCTGCAAAAGGTGAAAAGGCTGTGGATACAGCTATTAAGGCTGATCTAGTCATTCTTAACACTGCTGTAGCCGGCAAGTGGCTTGATGCCGTTCTCAAGGAGAAAGTTTCCCTTGTTCTTCCAAAGGTTTTATGGTGGATTCATGAAATGCGAGGGCATTATTTCAAAGTGGAATATGTTAAGCACCTCCCTTTTGTTGCAGGTGCCATGATTGATTCTCATACTACTGCTGACTACTGGAAGAATAGGACCAGGGAACGTTTAGGGTAAACTTCctgcttcgttttttttttttaattttttgctgCTGCCTCTTTTCTGTGATAACTGAGTTGTGTTTCTTGCTGTGTGCCATGGTCTGACTTTGTTGTAGCATTAAAATGCCTGAAACTTACGTCGTACATCTTGGAAATAGCAAGGAGCTTATGGATGTTGCAGAAGATAGTGTAGCAAAGAGGGTTCTTCGCGAGCATGTTCGAGAATCTCTTGGAGTGAGAAATGATGATCTACTTTTTGCCATCATAAATAGTATGATTTCCTGCTGGCTTGTAGTTACCTATGCTCAATCTTATATTTGATTGGTATAGTTTTATTCAATCTAAACATGATCTGCTAGGAAGAATGCAAGATTGTTTTCTGATTAAAACCTTTCCTCGTCTAGTCAATCCTTCCCTTTTGTGTTGTTTGTATGCTTTCCATTCATTCTGACCTTTGTATTAGTGTATGTATTGATCTCCATGGTGGTATAACTGCAGGTGTTTCACGTGGTAAAGGACAGGATCTATTTCTCCGATCCTTTTATGAAAGTTTGCAACTCATACAGGAGAAGAAACTGCAGGTGCCAACTTTGCATGCTGTAGTTGTGGGTAGTGATATGAACGCTCAGA is a window from the Arachis hypogaea cultivar Tifrunner chromosome 17, arahy.Tifrunner.gnm2.J5K5, whole genome shotgun sequence genome containing:
- the LOC112764700 gene encoding uncharacterized protein, with the translated sequence MAKHTQAWMGMPKKRWPLMLVAFLSLSTAMVLFIRPNSSVPCTPTTAADNNHFVDQDNQIRSSLQLGNAPSPLDFMKSKLVLMVSHELSLSGGPLLLMELAFLLRGVGADVVWITNQKPPEPDQVIYSLESKMLDRGVQVLPAKGEKAVDTAIKADLVILNTAVAGKWLDAVLKEKVSLVLPKVLWWIHEMRGHYFKVEYVKHLPFVAGAMIDSHTTADYWKNRTRERLGIKMPETYVVHLGNSKELMDVAEDSVAKRVLREHVRESLGVRNDDLLFAIINSVSRGKGQDLFLRSFYESLQLIQEKKLQVPTLHAVVVGSDMNAQTKFETELRKFVAEKRIQDRVHFVNKTLAVAPYLASIDVLVQNSQARGECFGRITIEAMAFRLPVLGTAAGGTMEIVVNGTTGFLHPVGKEGVTPLANNIVKMATHVEKRLTMGKKGYERVKERFLEHHMAQRIALVLKDVLQKAAMQN